The genome window CACCAACGACGACGCTCTAAAGATCGACTACTCAGCCACCACCGATAAGGCTACCCCCGTCAACCTGACTAACCACGCCTACTTCAACCTGGGCCTGGGTCAGAGTAAGGATATTCTGGGCCATGTGGTAACTATTGACGCCGACCGTTACAACGTGGTCGACGCGGGACTCATCCCGACCGGCGAGTTGCGCCCCGTCAAAGGCACGCCCTTTGACTTCACTACGCCCCACGCCATTGGGGAGCGGATTGGGCAGGTGCCCGGCGGTTACGACCATAACTGGGCGCTGAACCAGGCCAGCGGCATGCACCCAGCCGCTACCGTGTACGAGCCTACCTCGGGCCGCACCATGACGGTGCAGACCACCGAGCCCGGCCTGCAGTTCTACACCGGCAACTTCCTCGATGGTACCCTGCGCGGGAAAGGCGGCACGGTGTACGGCAAGCACGCGGGCTTCTGCATGGAAACCCAGCACTTCCCCGATTCGCCCAACCAGCCCAAGTTCCCGAGCACCATTCTCCAGCCGGGCCAGACGTTGCAATCCACGACTACCTACACGTTTGGCGTGCGGCGGTAAGTGAACTGGTGAGATGGTGGACTAGCGCGTTTGCTGTGCTAGCGGCTCCAATAGCGCCCATAGAACAGCAACCTTACCTGTTCACCATCTCACGCCTCACTAATTCACTGAATCACTAACTCACCTTTCCCGTGCAAACTCCTACCTCAACAGATGCCTACGTTATTGGCATCGACTACGGCTCCGACTCGGTGCGGGCCGTGCTGGTGAATGCTCATACCGGCGTTGAAATTGCCCAGGCCGTGCATCTGTACGCCCGCTGGAAGGAGCAGCGCTACTGCAATGCCACCAAAAACCAGTTTCGCCAGCACCCCTTAGACCACATTGAAGGCCTAGAGGCTACCGTGCGCCGCGTGGCCCAAAAGGTGCCAGCCGAGCAGATTGTAGGTCTGGCCGTCGACACCACCGGCTCCACGCCCGGTCCCGTGGATGAGCACGGGGTAGCCCTGGCGCTAAAGCCGGGCTTCGAAGAAAACCCGAACGCCATGTTCGTGCTCTGGAAAGACCACACGGCCCTGCCCGAAGCCGCCGAAATCAACCGGAAAGCCCGCACCTGGGGTGGCGAAGATTTCACCCAGTTTGAAGGTGGTATTTACTCCTCGGAGTGGTTCTGGGCCAAAATTGCCCACGTAGTACGCGAGGACGAAGCCGTGGCCCAGGCCGCCTACTCCTGGATGGAGCACTGCGACTGGCTGACCCTGTTGCTCACCGGCGGCGAGCTGAAAACCTTTAAGCGCAGCCGCTGCGCCGCTGGCCACAAAGCCATGTGGCACGAGAGCTGGGGTGGCCTCCCCTCCGAAGAATTCTTGACCCTGCTGGAGCCCAAACTAGTCGGCCTGCGCGAGCGGCTGTTCGAAGAAACCTACACCGCCGATGAAGTAGCCGGCAACCTGTCGGAAGAGTGGGCCCAGCGCCTGGGTTTGACCACCAACACCGTGGTAGCCGTGGGCTCCTTTGACGCCCACGCCGGCGCGGTGGCGGGCGAAATTGAGGCGTACTCCATGGTGAAGGTGATGGGTACTTCCACCTGCGACATTGTGGTGGCCCCCATGGACGAGGTAGGCGGCAAGCTAGTGCCCGGCATCTGCGGGCAGGTCGATGGCTCGGTGATTCCGGGCATGCTGGGCCTGGAGGCTGGGCAGTCGGCCGTGGGCGACTTGCTGGCTTGGTTCCGTGGGGTGATTGAGTGGCCCTTGCGCACCTTGCTACCCCAATCCTCGGTGCTAACCCCGGAGCAGCAGGCAGCGCTGCGCGAGGAGCTGAGCGACAAGATGATGGCCGAGCTGAACGTAGCCGCCGCGGCCGTAAACCCCGAAGAATCGCAGGTATTGGCCCTGGACTGGGTGAACGGCCGCCGTACGCCCGACGCCAACCAGGCCCTGAAAGGCGCTATCATGAACCTGACCATGGGCACCTCAGCCCCGCAGATTTTCCGGGCCCTGGTGGAGTCCATCTGCTACGGTTCCAAGCAAATTGTGGAGCGCTTCGAGCAGGAAGGCATTCCGATTAAGCAGGTCATTGGCCTAGGTGGCGTGGCCAAGAAGTCGGGCTTTATGATGCAGACCCTGGCCGACGTGCTGAACCGCCCCATCAAGGTAGCCGAATCGGACCAGGCGCCCGCCCTGGGCTCGGCCATGTACGCGGCCGTAGCGGCCGGCATCCACCCCGATGTAGTAACCGCCCAGAAGGCTATGGGCAACGGCTTCGCCGAAACCTATACCCCCAACCCTGCCCGCGTAGCCGACTATCAGCGCCGCTACGAGCAGTACCAGGCCTTCGGGCAGTATGTAGAACACGCTACCCAACTGCAGCCCGGCGAAGTGGCCGAAACGGAGTTAGTCGACCAAGCATGAGCCAGTATCAAGACTTAAAGCAGGCCTGCTACGAGGCCAACATGCAGCTGCCCCAACTGGGGTTGGTGCTGTTCACCTTCGGCAATGCCAGCGTAGTGGATCGGGAGAAGCGGGTGTTTGCCATCAAGCCCAGCGGCGTGCCCTACGCTACCCTCCGGCCCGAAGACATTGTCATCGTGAGCTTTGCCAATGAGATAGTGGAAGGCACTAAGCGGCCTTCTTCCGATACCAAAACCCACGCGGTGCTCTACAGCCACTGGGAGCACATTGGCGGCATCGTGCATACGCACTCCACCTACGCCACGGCCTGGGCACAGGCGCAGCTCGACATCCCCATCCTGGGCACCACCCACGCCGACCACCTCACGGCCGATATTCCCTGCGCCCCGCCCATGGAAGACGCCATGATTGCCGGCGACTACGAGCATCAAACCGGCTGGCAGATCATCAACGAATTCCAGCGCCGCGGCCTCTCCCCCGAGGAAGTGGAAATGGTGCTCCTGAGCAACCACGCGCCCTTCACTTGGGGCAAAACCGTGGAAAAAGCCGTGTATCACAGCGCCGTGCTGGAAGAAGTAGCCCGCATAGCCTACCTCAGCTGCACCCTCCGCCCCGACGTGCCCCGCCTCAAAGACGCCCTGATTCAAAAGCACTACGAGCGCAAACACGGCGTGCATTCTTATTACGGGCAGTCGTAAGGAAGCTGTTTACCAAGAACGATAAAACGTCCGTCATGCAGAGCGCAGCGAAGCATCTCGCGCGCTGATGTTGCAGTAGTAATTAGGTGTCAGCCCGCGAGATGCTTCGCCTCCGGCTCTGCATGACAATAGCACTACAACATCAGCGTGCGGAATACTTCAGCTTCGCCTCCTTCTGTCTGATAACTCTCTGACATCTCCACCCCAAGCATATGATTGACATTTCCCACTACGAAGCCTGGTTTATCACCGGTAGCCAGCACCTCTATGGCCCCGAAACCCTGGAGCAGGTAGCCCAGCACTCCCAGCAGATTGCCGAGGCTCTGGGTACTGCCCTACCCATCAAAATCGTGTATAAGCCGGTGCTGACGGGTCCGGATGAGATTTACCAACTGGTGCAGCAGGCCAACACCACCAAGAACTGCGTGGGGTTGATTGCATGGATGCACACCTTCTCGCCGGCCAAAATGTGGATCAACGGCCTGAAGATTCTGCAAAAGCCCCTGGCCCACCTGCACACTCAGTTCAACCGCGACATTCCGTGGGGCGACATTGATATGGACTTCATGAACACCAACCAATCGGCGCACGGCGACCGGGAGTTTGGCTTCATTGGGGCCCGTCTGCGCCTCAAGCGCAAGGTGGTAGTGGGCCACTGGCAGAGCGCTGATGTGCACGAGCGCCTCAGCATCTGGGCCCGCGCGGCCTCGGCCTGGGCCGACTGGCAGGGCGCCCGCATCGTGCGCTTCGGCGACAACATGCGCTACGTAGCCGTAACCGAAGGCGACAAGGTAGAAGCCGAGCTGAAGTTTGGCTACTCGGTGAACACCTACGGCATCGGCGACTTGGTAGCCGTCATCAACCAGGCCACCGACGAGCAGGTGAACGCGCTGTTGGCTACCTACGAGCAGGAATATGAGCTGGGCGACTCGCTCCGTGAAGGCGGCGCGCAGCGTGAAAGCCTGCGCGAGGCGGCCCGCATTGAGGTGGGCATGCGCCAGTTCCTGCAGGACACCAAGGCCATCGGCTTCACCGATACCTTCGAGGATTTGCATGGCATGGCCCAGCTGCCCGGCATTGCTACCCAGCGCCTGATGGCCGAGGGCTACGGCTTCGGCGGCGAGGGCGACTGGAAAACCTCAGCTCTGGTGCGCGCCATGAAAGTAATGGGTGCGGGCTTGCCCGGCGGTAACTCCTTCATGGAAGACTACACCTACCACTTCCAGCCCGGCAACGAGCAGGTACTCGGCTCCCACATGCTGGAAATCTGCCCCACCATTGCGGAAGGCAAAGCCAAGGTAGAAGTACATCCGCTGGGCATCGGGGGCAAGGCTGATCCGGCCCGTCTGGTGTTCAACTGCCCCGCCGGCCCGGCTCTGAATGCTACCATCGTGGACCTCGGCCACCGCTTCCGCTTGGTAGTGAATGAGGTAGAAGCCGTAGCCCCGGAGCAGGACTTGCCCAAGCTGCCCGTAGCCCGCGTGCTCTGGCAGGTGAAGCCCAGCCTGAGCGTAGGCGCGGCCGCCTGGATTTACGCCGGCGGTGCCCACCACACCGGCTACAGCCAGAACCTGACGGCCGAGTACCTCGAGGACTTCGCCGAAATGGCCGGCATCGAGTACGTCATCATCGACGACGAAACCAAGCTGCGCACCTTCAAAAACGAGCTGCGCTACAACGACGTGGCCTTCAGCCAGCGGTAAGCCGCTACGCTAACTAGAACGTCATTCCGAGCTTACCGAGGAATCTCGCGGGCTGACGTTGCCAAGGTAACTGTCCTGCCAGATCAGGCAGGACGGTCATTTCAGCCTACTGTCTAGTTCCCCTTTCCCACACTTCAACAGCCCGCCTTCCCATATTCCATGCGTAATAACCTTACTACGCTTGACCTGCTCGTCTTCTTTGTGTACCTGATTGGGGTTTCGGCCTACGGGTTTTACATCTACAAGAGCAAGCAGAAAGCCGAGCAGAGTACCAAAGACTACTTCCTGGCCGAAGGCTCCCTGACGTGGTGGGCCATCGGAGCCTCCATGATTGCCTCCAATATTTCGGCCGAGCAGTTCATCGGCATGTCGGGCTCGGGCTTTAAGGTAGGGGTAGCCGTGGCCGCCTACGAGTGGGTGGCGGCCGTGGTGCTCATTATTGTGGCCGTGTTCTTTATGCCGGTGTATTTGAAGAATAAAATCTTCACGATGCCGCAGTTTCTGGAGCAGCGCTACAACTCCACCCTGAGCCTGATTATGAGCATTTTCTGGCTCTTTCTCTACGTGCTCGTTAACCTGACTTCCATTCTCTACCTCGGGGCCCTGGCCCTGAGCAACCTGATTGGGGGCGACAGTTTTCACGTCATCATTGTGCTACTGGCCTTGTTCTCGCTCTTCATCTCCATTGGGGGTATGAAGGTAGTGGGCTACACCGACGTGATTCAGGTGGTGGTGCTGGTGGTAGGCGGCCTGGTAACCACCTACATTGCCCTGACGCTGGTAAGCAACCAGTTTGGCCTGGACGGCGGGGCCATTTCCGGCTTCACGGCCCTCATGGACCGCGCCCCTGACCACTTCCGCATGATTTTCGACAAGCCCACCCAGGCCACGCCCCAGGTGGAAATCGACAAGTACCTGGCCCTGCCCGGCATTGCCATGTACTTCGCCGGCCAGTGGATTGTGAACCTGAACTACTGGGGTTGCAACCAGTACATCACCCAGCGCGCTCTGGGCGCCGACCTGCACACGGCCCGCACCGGCATTCTGTTCGCCGGTATCCTGAAGCTGATGATGCCCGTGATTGTGATGCTGCCCGGCATTGCCGCCTACGTGCTGTACCAAAACGGCGGCTTGCAGGCCGAAATGTCCTCTACCGGTTCTTTCAACTCCGATAACGCCTACTCCGCCATTCTCACCTTCCTGCCCAACGGCCTGAAAGGCCTGAGCATGGCGGCCCTGACGGCGGCCATCGTGGCCTCCCTGGCGGGCAAGGTCAACTCTATTTCCACCATCTTCACCCTCGACATCTACAAGCGCTACCTCAACAAGGACGCCACGGAGAAAAAGCAGGTGTGGGTAGGCCGGGTGACCATTCTGGCGGCTATTGTGCTGAGCGTGGCCATGACCTGGCAAGATTTGCTGGGCATTGGGGGCGAAGGCGGCTTCCAGTTTATTCAGAAGTACACGGGCTTTATCTCGCCCGGTATTCTGGCCGTGTTCCTGCTGGGCATGTTCTGGAAGCGCACCACTGCTACGGCGGGCATCGTGGGCATTCTGGCCGGCTTTGCCTTATCGGTGTTCTTCAACAACTACGCTCCCACGGTGCTAGGCCCGGAAACCATTCTGTACACAGCCTTCCCGAACGGGCGCGGGGCCTACGAAATCCCCTTCCTGATCTGCATGGGCCTTTCGTTTGCCTTCACCTTCGTGCTGATGGTGGGCGTGAGTTTGGCCGGGCCGGTGGTGAACCCACGGGCCATTCAGCTCAGTCCCAGCATGTTCCGCGTGAGTACCCAGACCATGTCGCTCATCGTCATCACCATGCTGATGCTCACGGCGCTCTACGTCAAGTTCTGGTAGCGGCTACTAGGTAGCCTTTATCACGCGGCTTCTGCCAAGGGCCGCTAGTACCACCACAACGGGGGCGTGACTATCGTGTTCATGCCCCCGTTGTGCTTTCTGAAAACTCGCTCTGTGTTCTTCCAATCCAAAACCCACTACCATGAACACCACGTCTACCCTACTCCTGGCTCGCGTGCGGGCTGGCCGCCACCTTACTTGGCGGGCCCTGCGCCTGCTGGCCTTGCTGCTGGCTCTCACGGCTGGGCTTAGCTTCCGGGCCTCGGCCCTCCAAGGCAACGACAACTGCCACGACCCCTCTACCATTGTCAAGGATGGCAATACGTACTGGATTTTCACGACTGGCACGGGCATCTATGCCATGTACTCTACTGACCTGGTAACCTGGCAATCGGGGCCCCGGCCGGTGTTTGCGGCCGGCTCCTACCCTAGCTGGATTCAAAGTAAAGTACCCGGCTTTACCGGCGACTTTTGGGCCCCCGAGTGCGTGTACCGCAACGGCAAGTTTTACTTGTACTACTCGGTTTCTACGTTCGGCTCCAACACTTCCACCATCGGGCTGGCCACCAACGTAACCCTGGACCCGGCTAACCCTAACTACCAGTGGATAGACCAGGGCGAGGTTATTTCGACCACGGGCAGCAGCGCCTCCAACGCCATCGACCCGGCCGTGGTGACCGACGCCAGCGGCGGGTTGTGGATGAGTTACGGCTCGTTTTTCAAAGGTATTGGCCTGATTAAGCTCGATGGCCTGACCGGCAAACGCTCGGGCACCAGCTTCAGCTGGCTGGCCGGCAACGTAGCCGCCGACGGTGTGACGCGCAACAACAGCGGCAGCGAAGCGCCCTACATCGTGCGCAACGGCAGCTATTACTACCTGTTCATCAACAAAGGAGCCTGCTGCCAGGGCTCCAGCAGCACCTACTACATTCAGGTTGGCCGCTCCACCAGCATCACGGGGCCTTACCTAGATAAAAACGGGGTGGACTTAAACAAGAACGGTGGCACTACCCTTATTGCTACCAAGGGCAATTATGTGGGCCCGGGCCACGTGGGCTTGTTCCAGGAAAACGGCGCCAACTACCTCACCCACCATTATTACGACAGCAACCAGAACGGTCGCGCCCGCCTGAGTGTGGGCAACATGGGCTGGGATGCCGCGGCCTGGCCCTTCATCACCCGCGACTGGCTGGCGGCCGGCCGCTATACGCTTGCCAACGCAAACAGCGGGCTGGTGTGGGATGCTTGGGGCTGCACCGGCGTGCAAGGCCAGGCCATTGCCCAGGGCACCAGCACCCCCGGCCTAGCCTGCCAGCAGTGGAACCTCACGCCCGACGGCAACGGGGAGTACAAAATCACCTCGGCCGTGGGGGCCGGCTTGGCCGCCGATGTCCTTGCCAATAACCCCAACAACGGCGCCAAGCTCCAGCTGTATCCATACAACGGGGCCGCCAATCAGCGCTTCAAGGTGGAGCGGGCCAGCACCGGCCAGTACGTGCTGTCGTCGGTGAATGGGGGACGCGCTGTGGAAGTGCCGGCCTGCTCCAGCACCGCCGGCGTGCAGCTGGCCCTCTATGACTACCTCGGTAACAACTGCCAGAAATGGGCCATTGCCCCGGCCACCAGCGCCCGGGTGTTGGCAACCCAGAGTGCCAACACCGCGCAGTTCAGCGTGTACCCCAACCCCACCGAACGGGGCCGCTTCACGGTGGCGCTCGGGCAGGAGCTGGCCGCTTCGGGCGTTACCATCACGCTGGCCGACGTGCACGGCCGTCAGGTGTACGCCCGCACCAGCACCGGCCAGCCATCGGTGGTGGTGGAGGCCAACCTCAAGGCCGGGCTGTACCTACTGCACGTGAGCGGGGGGCAAGGCACTTACACCCAGAAACTAGTTGTGCAATAAACAGTGGCCCCTCGGCTTTCCTAGGAGAAGAGCTGAGGGGCCCGCTGGCAAACTTCAACGCCTGATGAGAGGACGCACCCTGACGCAGCTTACAGCCGGTTTTCTGTTAACCAGCGTAGTGGCTGCTACCCCCGCAACAGCGCAGAAGGCTGCTGCCAAAACCGATTTCCACCAGTGGGCCCCTACCCCGCCCCTGGGCTGGAATAGCTGGGACTGCTACGGACCTACTGTGACCGAAGCCGAGGTGAAAGCCAACGCCGACTACATGGCCCGCTACCTGAAAAGCAGCGGCTGGGAGTACGTGGTAGTAGATATCCGCTGGTACGTGGGCAACGACACGGCCCACGGCTACAACGAGAAAAACCCCGACTGGAACATCGACTCGTACGGCCGCTTCGTGCCGGCCCCGAACCGGTTTCCCTCGGCGGCGGGTGGCAAGGGCTTCAAACCTCTAGCCGACTACCTGCACGCCCGGGGGCTCAAATTCGGCATTCACATCATGCGCGGGGTGCCGGTGGTAGCGGTGCAGCGGCAGTTGCCCATCCTCGGCAGCAAGGCCACGGCCGCCGACATTTATTCCAAGGAAGGCCAAGCGGGCTGGCTCCACGACATGTACACGGTGGTGGCCGGGCGGCCCGGGGCCCAGGAGTACTACAACTCCCTGTTCCAGCTGTACGCCAGCTGGGGAGTTGATTTTGTGAAGGTTGACGACTTGTCCTCGCCCTACCACAAGCCGGAGGTAGAAATGATCCGGCGGGCTATTGACTTATCGGGCCGCCGAATTGTGCTCAGCACCTCACCCGGCGAAACGCCCATTACAGAGGCCAAGCACGTGCAGCAGCACGCCAACATGTGGCGCACCGTCGGCGACTTTTGGGACTCCTGGGAGCAACTCAAGGAGCACTTCGAGGTGTGCAACCGCTGGGCGCCCTACATCCGCCCCGGCGCCTACCCCGATGCCGACATGCTCCCGCTGGGCCGCATCGGCATTCGGGCCGAGCGCGGCGACGACCGGATGTCGCGCTTCACCCGCGACGAGCAGTACACGCTCATGAGCCTGTGGAGCATCTTCCGCTCCCCGCTCATGTTCGGCGGCGATTTGCCCAGCAACGACGCTTTCACGCTGTCTTTGCTCACGAACAAGGACGTGCTAGCCATGCACCGCACCAGCACCAACAACCGCCAGCTGTTTCGGAAAGACAACCTGATTGCCTGGACCGCCGACGACCCTAACACCGGCGACAAGTTCCTGGCCCTCTTCAACGCCCAGGATCAGGAACTAGCACCCGCCTCGGAAGCTGCCTGGGCCAGCGCCGTTATTACTCGCCAAACGCCCGGCCAGAGCCAGCCCGTAGACGTGGACATCAGCGGCGCATCCAAGCTCTACCTCAACGTGCGCGACGGGGGCGACGATATTGCCTGGGACCACGCCAATTGGCTGAACCCGGTGCTTCGCAACGGCTCCAACTCCGTGCTACTTACTTCTCTGCCTTGGAAAACGGCTTCCGCTGGCTGGGGCAAAGCAGCTGCGAACAAGAGCGTATCGGGTGCCGACTTGCTGGTGGCGGGCAAGAAATACGACCAGGGCATTGGTACTCACTCCAACTCGATGATTGAGTACGACCTGCCCACTGGCTTCACCCGCTTCCAAGCCACCGCTGGCCTCGACAATGCGGGCGCCGCGCAGAATACCGGCGGCACGCTGCAGTTTTTGGTCTTTACCAAAAACCCCTTCCGACCCATGCCCGCCGACTCCGCCCGCGTCTCCGTAGCACTGGCGCAACTAGGCCTAATGGGCCCCTGCACCGTCCGGGACTTGTGGACCGGCAAGACTACCACCGCCGCTACGGGAGAGTTTGCGCCCTACGTGCGCCGACACGGCGCCAAGCTGTACCGGATTTCAAAAACCAAGAAATAGAGCTGGCAACTACTCTCCTCTCCCTTCGGAGAGGGGTTTGGGGTGAGGCAAACTAGCGCTAAAAACTAAAGCCAGTAATCGTTCTGCTGTCCCTCAACCACCCCTGGCTCACCTTGCTTGATGCGCGACATTTTCAAGGAGGGGAACTAGCTGCCTAATTCTAGCTTCTTACCTCTACATCCTACCTTCCTATGAAACGCTTCCTTCCTTCCCTGGCCCTGCTCGGTTTGCTAAGCTCACCCGGCTTTGCCCAATCAATAAAACGGTCTGACTACCCCATCCAGGCGGTTTCGTTTACCAAGGTGAAGCTGGCCGATAACTTCTGGCTGCCCCGCCTCAAAACCAACACCGACGTGACCATTCCGGCCTCGTTTCAGCGGTGCGAGGCCACCAGTCGGGTCAAGAACTTTGAAATGGCCGCGGCCAAGTCGGGCAAGTTTGCTACCATCTTTCCCTTCGACGATACCGACATCTACAAGACCATTGAAGGCGCCTCGTACTCGCTTAAGCTCTACCCCGACGAGAAGCTGGACGAGTACATGGACGAGCTGATCAAGAAAGTGGCCGCCGCTCAGGAGCCCGATGGTTACCTCTATACCGCCCGCACCATCGACCCGGCTCACCCCCACGAGTGGGCCGGGCCGGAGCGCTGGGTAAAGGAGCGGGAACTAAGCCACGAGCTGTATAACTCGGGCCACCTATACGAAGCCGCCGTAGCGCACTACGAGGCCACGGACAAGAAAAGCCTGCTGAATATTGCCCTCAAAAACGCCGACCTGGTATGCTCCGTATTTGGGCCAGGCAAGCGCGGGGTAGCACCCGGCCACGAGATTGTGGAAATGGGCCTGGTGAAGCTCTACCGCGTTACGGGCAAGCCCGAGTACTTAAGCACAGCTAAGTTTTTTCTGGAGGAACGTGGCAAGTACAAAGGCTACGACCCCAAAAGCCCCGATGCGTGGCGCAACGGCTCGTACTGGCAGGACCACAAGCCCGTAGTAGACCAGCGCGAAGCCGAAGGACACGCCGTGCGCGCCGAATACCTGTACTCCGCCATGGCCGACGTAGCCGCCCTCACCGGCGACCAGAAGCTGCTAGCCGCCGTGGACAGCATCTGGCAGAACATGGTCAGCAAGAAGCTCTACGTGACGGGCGGCACCGGCGCCGTGCCCGGCGGCGAGCGGTTCGGGGGCAATTACGAGCTGCCCAACACCACGGCCTACAACGAAACCTGCGCCGCCGTGGCCAACGTGTACTGGAACCAGCGCATGTTCCAGCTCCACGGCGACGCGAAGTACGTGGACGTGCTGGAGAAAGTACTCTACAACGGGCTGATTTCGGGGGTAGGGCTCGATGGTAAGTCCTTTTTCTACTCCAACGCCATGCAGATCAAAAACAGCACGAGCTTCCCCCAGACCGAGCCCCAGCGCGCCGGCTGGTTTGACTGTTCCTGCTGCCCCACCAACATGGCCCGCCTGATGCCTTCCTTGCCGGGCTACGTGTACGCCCAGAAGGGCCATGACGTGTACGCCAACCTGTTCATCAGCGGCACTACCGATTTGAAAGTGAACAACAAGGCCGTGCGCATCACCCAGCAACACAACTACCCCTGGCAGGGCGACTTGAAGTTCACCATCAGCCCCGCCGCTACCACCGACTTCAACCTGCTGGTGCGCCTGCCCGGTTGGGCCCGCAACGAGGCCGTCCCCTCTGATCTGTACCGCTTCGCCACGACATCAGACCAGAAGGTAAGCATCACGGTAAACGGCAAGCCCGTGCAGTACACCACCCGCCAGGGCTATGCCGTGCTACCCCGCAAGTGGCGCCGGGGCGACGTGGTAGAAGTAAAACTACCCATGGACGTGCGCCAGGTAGTGGCCAACCCCAAAGTGCAGGACAACCTAGGCCGGGTGGCCCTGCAGCGCGGCCCCGTGGTGTACTGCGCTGAGTGGAAGGACAATAATGGCAAGGCTAGCAACCTCATCGTGCCGGCTGCTACCTCCTTCACTACCAATTACCAGCCCGAAGTACTTAACGGCATCATGCAGCTCCAGGCCACCGTGCCTGCCGTGCAAATTGATGCCGCTAACAACTCCATCAGCACCACCCGCCAGACCCTAACGGCCATTCCCTACTACGCCTGGGCCAACCGCGGCAAGGGCGAAATGGTGGTCTGGTTCCCCCAGCAAATCACCGACGTGGACCTGGTGTCGCGCCAGCCCAAGGAAGTAACCGTAGGAAAGTAACAGCCCGTTGTCATGCCGAGCAGCGCGAGGAATCTGGGTTTAGCTTCTGATGAGTAACTCAGATTCCTCGCGCTGCTCGGCATGACAATTATAGCTAGTATAGTCAATGCCCGAAGCTGGAATAGCGGCGGTTCCTACAGCTACTGTCCAGGAGCTAGTATAGTAGCTTGAAATCTGAGGGAGCAGGTTTTGCGTTAGCGTACGACCTCCTACCCCACAGCTTCCCGATGAACCCTCCCCCGCCTTGCCACTGGATGCAGCAGAACGAGCTGCTCCAAAGCTTCCATGACCACGAGTGGGGCGAGCCGGTTGCAGACCCGGACATTCTGTTTGAGTACCTGGTGCTCCACACCTTTCAACTAGGCTTCGACTTCCCGGTGGTGCTGCGGCGGCGCGAGGCGTTCCGGGAGTTGCTGGCGGGTTTCGACCCAGAGAAGCTGGCCCGGTTTAGAGAGGCGGAAGTAGAGGAGCTGCTACTGAACCCGCGCATCATCCGGAACCGCCGCAAGCTAGAAGCTACCATTCAGAACGCCCGCGCCTGGTTGCAACTCCGCCGGGAGGTAGGCGGCCAAGCGCAGCTTCTGCCCTTCTTTTACGCCTTTGTCGGGGGCAAGCCGCTTGATGTCCAGCGTAGCTCCGACAATCCACCGCCGGTTTCTACGCCGGCCAGCTTGGCCCTGAGCCAGGAGCTAAAGCGGCGCGGATTCGTCATGACCGGGCCGGTGACGTGTTACAACCTAATGCAAACCGCCGGCCTCGTCAACGACCACCTGACAAGCTGCCCGCGCCACGCTGAGTGTCGGCAGCTAGCCGCGGGGTAGCGCCCTTGTTTACAGCCTGATATGCCCCGGCTTTTGTTCTGCTTGCCGTAGCCTAGCCGATGCGGTGGCTGGTTGAAACGGTTGTGCTTGGCCGCGGACAGCAGGCTTTTTTCGGGTTTTTATAGGATGAATTTCCTGGACTTGTGCTTAACTTAAGTCTGGAACGCTGGTTACTGATCCATGCCCGCCGCAACTGCGGCGGCTGTGCCGCGTCTTTGTCCGCGTCTGGACTTTCCCCTGACCCTTTCCACTAGCTAGAGCTATGAACCCTGAACACGACACGCCCGGCAGCGGCCACGACGAGGCCCGCCGGAGCTTCCTGAAACAATCGTCGGTGCTGACGGCTATGGCCCTGGTGCCGGGGCCGTTGGTGCAGGCCGCCG of Hymenobacter sublimis contains these proteins:
- a CDS encoding family 43 glycosylhydrolase, with product MNTTSTLLLARVRAGRHLTWRALRLLALLLALTAGLSFRASALQGNDNCHDPSTIVKDGNTYWIFTTGTGIYAMYSTDLVTWQSGPRPVFAAGSYPSWIQSKVPGFTGDFWAPECVYRNGKFYLYYSVSTFGSNTSTIGLATNVTLDPANPNYQWIDQGEVISTTGSSASNAIDPAVVTDASGGLWMSYGSFFKGIGLIKLDGLTGKRSGTSFSWLAGNVAADGVTRNNSGSEAPYIVRNGSYYYLFINKGACCQGSSSTYYIQVGRSTSITGPYLDKNGVDLNKNGGTTLIATKGNYVGPGHVGLFQENGANYLTHHYYDSNQNGRARLSVGNMGWDAAAWPFITRDWLAAGRYTLANANSGLVWDAWGCTGVQGQAIAQGTSTPGLACQQWNLTPDGNGEYKITSAVGAGLAADVLANNPNNGAKLQLYPYNGAANQRFKVERASTGQYVLSSVNGGRAVEVPACSSTAGVQLALYDYLGNNCQKWAIAPATSARVLATQSANTAQFSVYPNPTERGRFTVALGQELAASGVTITLADVHGRQVYARTSTGQPSVVVEANLKAGLYLLHVSGGQGTYTQKLVVQ
- a CDS encoding NPCBM/NEW2 domain-containing protein translates to MRGRTLTQLTAGFLLTSVVAATPATAQKAAAKTDFHQWAPTPPLGWNSWDCYGPTVTEAEVKANADYMARYLKSSGWEYVVVDIRWYVGNDTAHGYNEKNPDWNIDSYGRFVPAPNRFPSAAGGKGFKPLADYLHARGLKFGIHIMRGVPVVAVQRQLPILGSKATAADIYSKEGQAGWLHDMYTVVAGRPGAQEYYNSLFQLYASWGVDFVKVDDLSSPYHKPEVEMIRRAIDLSGRRIVLSTSPGETPITEAKHVQQHANMWRTVGDFWDSWEQLKEHFEVCNRWAPYIRPGAYPDADMLPLGRIGIRAERGDDRMSRFTRDEQYTLMSLWSIFRSPLMFGGDLPSNDAFTLSLLTNKDVLAMHRTSTNNRQLFRKDNLIAWTADDPNTGDKFLALFNAQDQELAPASEAAWASAVITRQTPGQSQPVDVDISGASKLYLNVRDGGDDIAWDHANWLNPVLRNGSNSVLLTSLPWKTASAGWGKAAANKSVSGADLLVAGKKYDQGIGTHSNSMIEYDLPTGFTRFQATAGLDNAGAAQNTGGTLQFLVFTKNPFRPMPADSARVSVALAQLGLMGPCTVRDLWTGKTTTAATGEFAPYVRRHGAKLYRISKTKK
- a CDS encoding glycoside hydrolase family 127 protein produces the protein MKRFLPSLALLGLLSSPGFAQSIKRSDYPIQAVSFTKVKLADNFWLPRLKTNTDVTIPASFQRCEATSRVKNFEMAAAKSGKFATIFPFDDTDIYKTIEGASYSLKLYPDEKLDEYMDELIKKVAAAQEPDGYLYTARTIDPAHPHEWAGPERWVKERELSHELYNSGHLYEAAVAHYEATDKKSLLNIALKNADLVCSVFGPGKRGVAPGHEIVEMGLVKLYRVTGKPEYLSTAKFFLEERGKYKGYDPKSPDAWRNGSYWQDHKPVVDQREAEGHAVRAEYLYSAMADVAALTGDQKLLAAVDSIWQNMVSKKLYVTGGTGAVPGGERFGGNYELPNTTAYNETCAAVANVYWNQRMFQLHGDAKYVDVLEKVLYNGLISGVGLDGKSFFYSNAMQIKNSTSFPQTEPQRAGWFDCSCCPTNMARLMPSLPGYVYAQKGHDVYANLFISGTTDLKVNNKAVRITQQHNYPWQGDLKFTISPAATTDFNLLVRLPGWARNEAVPSDLYRFATTSDQKVSITVNGKPVQYTTRQGYAVLPRKWRRGDVVEVKLPMDVRQVVANPKVQDNLGRVALQRGPVVYCAEWKDNNGKASNLIVPAATSFTTNYQPEVLNGIMQLQATVPAVQIDAANNSISTTRQTLTAIPYYAWANRGKGEMVVWFPQQITDVDLVSRQPKEVTVGK